One region of Miscanthus floridulus cultivar M001 chromosome 19, ASM1932011v1, whole genome shotgun sequence genomic DNA includes:
- the LOC136529213 gene encoding serine/threonine-protein kinase ATR-like isoform X1, which translates to MLLQFNLPGHTKLLEDDSQLIGDGTHFVHPTYADLISMLKLMWDVGHAVTETSSNYKIEYLLLQVCAKIGNRLTSGCDLEFLDLAIRNGTAETKNEAIISLPIIVLYSGPRMLGAMFKKLESVDALGLENVGKSIAFSLGFLSCLNGTTDHTDNVGDHCKLFLDKHYEQPVSTLDLLLRGFCCPQCDIMNRTVHNEEQVSIVDIAPLQVESVDFNINISKAHTLFFKFLYTGTSEESIVSLVEALPRLLRHSSRHLLLEMRTRWNQCFEFLLCHEMKAVREAFSGVVYCFLENSVMDILFSGGLGMNGGSKELQFMDKIKCAFTKAEDSQILLTLLESIGTIVKVSDIHGEVFFCSFVLLIGQLDNHNSIIRMTALRLIHRCCAYCFKGGLDLFLLKYSHARDNLYDYLSSRLVTHPVIIKEFAEDIVGIKTVELIKRMVPSVIPKLIVSHPNNNHAIFTLRELASHLNIELVPLIVNMLPKVLCFALFYEDGQHLPSVLQFYKNETGTDSKEIFAAALPTLLDEIVCFPGESDQIENDIRTAKISPTIQNIARILTDSETLPEFLRNDFVRLLNSIDKKMLHSDDMKLQKQALQRIRKLIEMMGPYLNTHTPKIMVLLSFAIDKEGLQMGGLDVLHFFIKQLAQVSPSSIKYVLSQVVAAFIPSLERCRGCPSMNLGKIVEILEELVVKNNSLLKQHIRELPLLPSIPSLSEVNKVIEEARGLMTLQDHLKDAVNGLNHESLNVRYMVACELSKLFNARREDMTALIIGEDIADLDVISSLVMALLKGCAEQSRTVVGQRLKLVCADCLGALGAVDPAKLKVSSCERFKIECSDDDLIFELIHKHLARAFRAAADTTVQDSAALAIQELLKLAGCQSSSSEESNCCEMSYRGQKLWDRFSNYVKEIIAPCLTSRFHLPNTTDSALAGPIFRPTMSFRRWIYYWIRKLSSHATGSRSSIFSACRGILRHDMPTAIYLLPYLVLNVVCYGTPEARQSITEEILCVLNAAASENSGAAVHEIAVGQSEVCIQAIFTLLDNLGQWVDDLKQEIALSQSSYAMAGKHGGKLKDGTYSDHEQDQMLVQCSNVAELLAAIPKVTLARASLRCQAHARALMYFESHVQENSGSSNPAAECSGTFSDNDISFLMEIYGGLDEPDGLLGLANLRKSSSLQDQLIINEKAGNWAEVLTLCEQALQMEPTSVHRQSDVLNCLLNMCHLQGMIAHVDGLVCSIPQYKKTWFMHGVQAAWRLGRWDLMDSYLTRTDKGLVFSSSENNASFDMDLAKIFKAMMIKDQFLVAEKIAQSKQALLVPLAAAGMDSYMRAYPYVVKLHMLRELEDFNSLLGDESFIDKSFRANDPNFLKLTKDWENRLRCTQPSLWTREPLLALRRVVFSQSHMNVQVGNCWLQYAKLCRLAGHSETAHLAILEADASGAPNAHMEKAKYLWNIRKFDSAIAELQQTLINMPAEVLGNAVVSSLCSLSLALPNAPISATQASKENPDVSKTLLLYTRWIHNTGQKQSADIKSLYSRVTELRPKWEKGFFCMAKFFDDLLVDARKRQEDKFACKVGSVPSSSASRAIEEKEKPWCEFLPGVLLCYGKALHKGHKNLFQALPRMLTLWFEFGSIYVRNESSSNQRMKEINANVLGLIRGCLKDLPTYQWLTVLSQLISRICHQNADVVRMVKCIITSILREYPQQALWMMAAVSNSTVLARRDAAAEILQSAKKGCRRGSNALFSQFTNLIGHLIRLCSHPGQPRAKTINISTEFSALKRMMPLGIILPVQQALTVTLPSYDSNMSDQSGFHPFSVSQHPTIAGIADEVEILNSLQKPKKVVFLGSDGVERPFLCKPKDDLRKDSRMMEFNAMINRLLSTVPESRRRKLYIRTFAVVPLTEDCGMVEWVPNTRGLRHILQDIYITFGKFDRAKTNSQIKKIYDTCHGKMPDDVMLKIRILPMFPPVFHKWFLTTFSEPAAWFRARVAYAHTTAVWSMVGHIVGLGDRHGENILFDSTTGDCVHVDFSCLFDRGLLLDKPEVVPFRLTQNMIDGLGITGYEGVFLKVCEITLSVLRTHKETLMTVLETFIHDPLVEWTKLNKSSGGEVQNPHAQRAITNIKARLQGVLVGAKASPSLPLSVEGQARRLIAEAVSLNNLGKMYIWWMPWF; encoded by the exons ATGCTTCTCCAAT TCAATCTTCCTGGGCACACTAAACTTCTTGAAGATGACTCTCAGTTGATTGGTGATGGTACACATTTTGTTCATCCAACATATGCTGACCTCATcagcatgttgaaactgatgtgggaTGTTGGTCATGCTGTCACTGAAACTAGTTCAAACTACAAGATAGAATATCTTTTGTTGCAAGTCTGTGCTAAGATTGGCAATAGACTGACTTCTGGATGTGATCTTGAATTCCTTGATTTGGCTATCCGTAATGGAACTGCTGAGACTAAAAATGAGGCAATTATATCACTACCCATAATTGTGTTATATTCTGGTCCTAGGATGCTTGGAGCAATGTTTAAGAAACTTGA GTCAGTGGATGCTTTAGGACTCGAGAACGTGGGGAAAAGTATTGCCTTTTCACTTGGTTTTCTATCTTGCTTAAATGGAACCACTGATCACACCGACAATGTGGGGGACCATTGCAAGCTATTCTTGGACAAGCACTATGAACAACCTGTGTCAACATTAGATCTTCTCTTGAGAGGTTTCTGTTGCCCTCAATGTGATATCATGAATAGAACTGTCCACAATGAAGAGCAAGTTTCTATAGTGGACATTGCACCATTACAAGTTGAGAGTGTGGACTTCAATATTAACATCTCCAAGGCCCAcactctctttttcaaatttctCTACACAGGGACTTCTGAGGAATCTATAGTTTCTTTGGTTGAAGCTTTGCCACGGTTATTGAGGCATTCTAGCAGGCATCTTCTACTTGAGATGAGAACTCGGTGGAATCAGTGTTTTGAATTTCTTCTGTGTCATGAAATGAAAGCTGTCAGGGAAGCATTTTCTGGTGTAGTCTACTGCTTCTTGGAAAACAGTGTTATGGATATTTTGTTTTCTGGTGGACTGGGAATGAATGGAGGGTCTAAAGAACTTCAGTTCATGGACAAGATAAAATGTGCTTTCACCAAAGCTGAAGATTCTCAGATTCTTTTGACACTTCTGGAATCAATTGGTACTATTGTGAAAGTTAGTGATATTCATGGAGAAGTTTTCTTCTGTTCATTTGTGTTACTTATTGGCCAGCTTGATAATCATAATTCCATCATAAGGATGACTGCATTGAGATTAATTCACAGATGCTGTGCATACTGTTTCAAAGGAGGACTGGATCTCTTCCTCTTGAAGTACTCACATGCTAGAGATAATTTATATGACTATCTGTCATCTAGACTTGTGACTCATCCAGTAATAATTAAGGAATTCGCTGAGGACATTGTAGGTATTAAGACCGTAGAGCTGATTAAGAGAATGGTTCCATCAGTTATACCAAAGCTCATTGTATCGCACCCAAACAATAACCATGCTATTTTTACTCTGCGTGAACTGGCAAGCCATCTAAACATTGAGTTGGTACCACTGATTGTAAATATGTTGCCTAAAGTTCTCTGCTTTGCTCTTTTTTATGAAGATGGGCAGCATTTACCATCAGTTCTGCAATTTTATAAGAATGAGACGGGAACTGATAGCAAAGAGATATTTGCAGCTGCTTTGCCTACACTGCTTGATGAAATTGTATGTTTTCCTGGGGAATCTGATCAGATTGAGAATGAtataag GACAGCAAAAATCTCACCAACAATTCAGAATATTGCTAGAATTCTGACAGACAGTGAAACTCTTCCTGAGTTTTTGAGGAATGATTTTGTTCGCCTTCTCAATAGCATTGACAAGAAGATGCTTCACTCTGATGATATGAAGCTTCAAAAACAAGCTCTCCAGCGAATAAGGAAATTGATTGAGATGATGGGCCCTTATTTGAATACACATACGCCAAAGATTATGGTCCTGTTGAGTTTCGCCATTGATAAGGAAGGTCTCCAGATGGGTGGTCTTGATGTCTTACATTTTTTCATAAAGCAATTGGCTCAAGTATCACCAAGTAGTATCAAATATGTTCTGTCCCAAGTTGTAGCTGCTTTCATTCCATCTCTGGAAAGGTGCAGAGGATGTCCTTCCATGAACCTAGGTAAAATTGTTGAAATCCTAGAAGAGCTTGTTGTGAAAAACAATAGCTTGCTAAAGCAACATATACGTGAATTACCACTGTTGCCTAGCATACCGTCTTTATCGGAAGTAAACAAGGTAATAGAGGAAGCTAGAGGGCTAATGACACTGCAAGATCATCTGAAGGATGCTGTCAATGGTCTTAATCATGAAAGCTTAAATGTGAGGTACATGGTAGCTTGTGAGCTGAGTAAATTATTCAATGCCAGAAGGGAGGATATGACTGCTCTTATCATTGGTGAAGATATTGCTGATTTGGATGTAATAAGCTCTTTAGTTATGGCTTTACTTAAAGGATGTGCAGAGCAATCAAGGACTGTTGTTGGCCAGAGACTGAAACTAGTTTGTGCAGactgtcttggcgcacttggtgCTGTTGATCCTGCTAAGTTGAAGGTAAGTTCTTGTGAGCGCTTTAAGATAGAATGTTCAGATGATGATCTGATATTTGAGTTGATCCACAAGCATCTTGCAAGGGCATTCAGAGCTGCTGCTGACACTACAGTGCAAGATTCTGCTGCCTTGGCTATCCAGGAGCTACTAAAATTGGCAGGTTGCCAGTCTTCATCTAGTGAAGAATCAAATTGTTGTGAGATGAGCTACAGGGGCCAAAAGTTGTGGGACCGTTTCTCAAACTATGTCAAGGAAATTATTGCCCCATGCTTAACATCGAGGTTTCATCTTCCTAACACAACTGATTCTGCTTTAGCTGGCCCAATATTCCGCCCAACAATGTCTTTTAGAAGGTGGATATACTACTGGATTAGAAAGTTGTCATCACATGCAACTGGATCCCGTTCTAGTATTTTTAGTGCATGCCGTGGAATTCTTCGGCATGACATGCCAACTGCAATCTATCTCTTACCATACTTGGTCTTAAATGTTGTCTGTTATGGTACTCCAGAGGCTCGTCAGAGCATTACTGAGGAAATTCTGTGTGTTCTCAATGCTGCTGCTTCTGAAAATAGTGGGGCTGCTGTTCATGAAATTGCAGTGGGGCAGAGTGAGGTCTGTATTCAAGCCATCTTCACTTTACTTGATAACCTTGGGCAATGGGTTGATGACCTCAAACAGGAAATTGCTTTATCCCAGTCTAGTTATGCCATGGCTGGAAAGCATGGAGGTAAACTGAAAGATGGCACATATTCTGATCATGAACAGGATCAAATGCTGGTGCAGTGTAGCAATGTTGCTGAGTTGCTGGCTGCTATACCTAAAGTCACTCTAGCAAGGGCCTCTCTTAGATGTCAAGCTCATGCTCGTGCTCTAATGTACTTTGAATCCCATGTCCAGGAGAATTCTGGTTCCTCCAATCCAGCTGCGGAGTGTAGTGGCACCTTTTCAGACAATGACATATCTTTTCTTATGGAAATATATGGAGGATTGGATGAGCCTGATGGCCTCCTAGGTTTAGCGAATCTGAGGAAGTCATCGAGCCTACAGGATCAGCTTATCATTAATGAGAAAGCTGGAAACTGGGCTGAAGTCCTAACCTTATGTGAACAGGCCTTGCAAATGGAACCTACCTCTGTTCATAGACAATCCGATGTTCTTAATTGTTTGCTAAACATGTGCCACCTTCAAGGCATGATCGCCCATGTGGACGGTTTGGTTTGCAGTATACCCCAGTATAAGAAAACTTGGTTCATGCATGGAGTGCAAGCAGCGTGGCGATTAGGGAGATGGGATCTCATGGATTCATATCTGACCAGGACAGACAAGGGTCTGGTGTTCAGCAGTTCTGAGAATAATGCTTCTTTTGACATGGATCTTGCTAAGATATTCAAGGCCATGATGATCAAAGATCAGTTTCTGGTTGCTGAAAAAATTGCCCAGTCCAAGCAAGCATTGCTTGTACCTCTGGCTGCGGCAGGCATGGACTCATATATGCGTGCATATCCTTATGTTGTCAAGCTCCATATGTTGCGTGAGTTGGAAGACTTCAATTCCCTGTTGGGAGATGAGTCATTTATTGATAAGTCATTTCGTGCAAACGATCCAAACTTTCTGAAGTTAACGAAGGATTGGGAGAACCGTCTGAGATGCACACAGCCATCACTGTGGACAAGGGAACCTTTACTTGCTCTGCGAAGGGTGGTTTTTAGTCAGAGTCATATGAATGTTCAAGTTGGGAACTGCTGGCTTCAGTATGCTAAGCTCTGCCGTTTGGCTGGTCACAGTGAGACAGCCCACCTTGCAATACTAGAAGCAGATGCCTCAGGTGCCCCCAATGCTCACATGGAGAAGGCAAAGTATCTCTGGAATATACGGAAGTTTGATAGCGCTATAGCTGAACTTCAGCAAACGCTTATCAACATGCCAGCGGAAGTTTTGGGAAATGCTGTCGTTTCATCTCTTTGTAGCCTCTCTCTTGCTTTGCCAAATGCACCTATCTCTGCAACACAAGCATCGAAAGAGAATCCAGATGTGTCTAAAACCCTGCTTCTCTATACTAGATGGATTCACAATACAGGGCAAAAACAGAGTGCGGATATCAAATCTCTCTATTCTAGAGTAACGGAATTGCGGCCCAAGTGGGAAAAAGGTTTTTTCTGCATGGCAAAGTTTTTTGATGATTTGCTTGTTGATGCTAGGAAAAGGCAAGAAGATAAGTTTGCTTGTAAAGTTGGATCAGTCCCTTCTAGCTCTGCAAGCAGGGCAATTGAAGAAAAAGAGAAGCCTTGGTGTGAATTTCTTCCGGGAGTGCTACTATGTTATGGAAAAGCACTTCACAAAGGACATAAGAATCTTTTTCAAGCACTGCCTCGAATGCTTACTCTTTGGTTTGAATTTGGAAGCATATATGTCCGAAATGAATCTTCCTCCAATCAACGTATGAAAGAGATTAATGCAAAT GTTTTAGGCCTCATACGTGGGTGTTTGAAGgatctaccaacatatcagtgGCTTACTGTGCTGTCTCAGTTGATCTCCCGCATCTGTCACCAAAATGCTGATGTTGTCAGAATGGTCAAATGCATCATCACATCTATTTTACGGGAATACCCTCAACAAGCTCTTTGGATGATGGCTGCAGTGTCTAATTCCACTGTTCTGGCAAGACGAGATGCTGCTGCAGAAATATTGCAGTCAGCAAAGAAAGGATGTCGGCGTGGGAGTAATGCACTCTTCAGTCAATTTACTAATCTTATAGGCCATCTTATTAGGCTCTGCTCTCATCCAGGGCAACCAAGGGCGAAAACAATAAACATCTCAACTGAGTTCAGTGCCTTGAAAAGAATGATGCCACTAGGAATTATCTTACCTGTCCAGCAAGCTTTAACTGTGACTCTGCCATCATATGATTCAAATATGTCGGATCAATCTGGTTTTCACCCCTTCTCAGTCTCTCAACATCCCACTATAGCTGGAATAGCTGATGAAGTAGAAATTCTTAACTCCCTTCAGAAACCAAAGAAG GTTGTTTTCCTCGGAAGTGATGGAGTTGAACGTCCATTTCTTTGCAAACCTAAGGATGATCTTAGGAAAGACTCACGCATGATGGAGTTCAATGCAATGATCAACCGTCTCCTCTCCACGGTCCCTGAGAGCCGCAGGAGAAAGCTCTATATCAGAACCTTTGCAGTGGTACCACTTACCGAAGATTGTGGAATGGTAGAATGGGTGCCCAATACTCGTGGTCTTCGGCATATTCTTCAGGACATCTACATAACTTTTGGGAAGTTTGATAGGGCGAAAACAAATTCACAAATCAAGAAGATATATGACACATGCCATGGGAAAATGCCTGACGATGTGATGCTGAAGATCAGAATCCTTCCAATGTTTCCCCCAGTTTTCCACAAATGGTTCTTGACAACATTCTCTGAACCAGCTGCATGGTTTCGTGCTAGAGTGGCATATGCACATACCACAGCAGTGTGGTCAATGGTTGGGCACATCGTGGGGCTGGGCGACAGGCATGGTGAAAACATCCTCTTCGACTCGACGACCGGGGACTGTGTGCACGTGGATTTTAGCTGCCTGTTTGATAGGGGCTTGCTACTGGACAAGCCTGAGGTGGTGCCGTTTAGGCTTACACAG AACATGATCGATGGCTTGGGCATCACTGGGTATGAAGGCGTATTTTTAAAGGTCTGTGAAATCACTCTATCTGTTCTCAGGACCCACAAGGAGACCCTCATGACTGTCCTTGAGACCTTCATCCATGATCCACTCGTCGAGTGGACCAAACTTAACAAGTCTAGCGGAGGTGAAGTCCAGAACCCACACGCGCAG AGGGCCATCACTAACATCAAAGCGAGGCTCCAGGGAGTTCTGGTGGGTGCTAAAGCCAGCCCTTCACTGCCGCTCTCCGTGGAAGGCCAAGCGCGGCGGCTGATCGCTGAAGCAGTCTCCCTCAACAACCTCGGCAAAATGTACATCTGGTGGATGCCATGGTTCTAA